The genome window CGACAGTTCGCTCAGTTACATAGGCTGATGAAGGGGAGGGATTTGCATGAAGTATCGCAGACTGGGGAAGACGGATCTGTCAGTATCTGTGGTTGGCGTGGGGACATGGCAATTTGGCGGAGAATGGGGTATGGATTTTTCCCAGCAAGATGTGGATCAAATCCTGAACAAGGCAAAGGAACTGGGAATCAATCTGATCGATACGGCTGAATGCTATGGCGATCATTTGTCTGAGAGCCTGATCGGGGGATACCTGCGAAAGGATCGTCGAGAAGACTGGATCGTAGCCACCAAGTTCGGCCATCACTTTCATGACAAATTTGCCCGTACGAATGAGTATGGAGCGGCAGATGTCTTGCAACAGCTGGAGCAATCCCTGGCAGCACTGAAAACCGATTACATTGACCTGTACCAGTTCCATTCCGGTCCGGATGAAGCCTTTGACAACGACGAGCTCTGGACGATGCTAGACAAGCAGGTTCAGGCAGGGAAGATCCGGCATCTGGGCCTGTCCATCGCGAAGAATACTAACCTGCATCAAACGCAGTCCGCTTCCAAGGTGCATGCAAAAACCATTCAAGTCGTGTACAACCGGCTCGACCGCAATCCGGAGGAAGCCGTCTTTGCTTCCTGCGAGCAGCAAGACTTGGGAGTCCTTGCACGTGTGCCGCTTGCGAGCGGATACTTGAGCGGAAAGTACAAGCCAGGCTCCGTATTTGCAGGAAATGACGTCAGACATCGTCATGATCAGGAGCATGTCGCAAACCTGCTCAAACAGGTAGAAGAAATCAAGCAAAATGAGGTGCCTGAGGGGATGGATATGGCACAGTGGGCGTTGGCCTGGTGCCTGCGTCATCCCGCAGTCACAACCGTCATCCCGGGTAGCAAAAGCCCTGCCCAGGTAGAAGCGAATGCAAAAGCGGCAGATCTCGTGAGCGATGAACATCCGCAAGCGATTGCCCGATGAGAGGCAAGGAAAAAGTATAAAAGAGACAGAGGCAGTCCAGGATAAGAAAAAAGTCCAAGGGCTGCCTCTCCCATTGCAGGCTGACTACAAAAGGGGCTGTGTCTAAGACACGCCCCTTTTGGCTGGCACGATTTTCTATTCCAAAAAACGAGATCGGATGTCGGGAGTAGGCAGCATGCAATGCTGGGACTGCCCAAACCAGCGATAGCGGTTTCGTGCGATCCAATCGTACATCGCATCACGAAGCTTTTGCGGGAGCGCCATCCCTAAAAACGATAGGGTAGGCCATGCACCGCTCAGCTTTCGTCCTACGCGCAGGATTGCATCCGATCTTGTATATAGCACTCCGTCCTCGATCAAAACGACCGATTGGAGACTGTCCGGATAGGCGTAGGCAGCGAGAAGGTCCTTCCCTTTTTCCGATTGCAGGGAAGCAAAGTGGATTCGGCCATGGGGATCACGCTGCAGAATAAATTGAACGGCACCGTGACACATATGGCAGACGCCATCAAAAAGTAAAATAGCTGCGGGTTGGACTGGCTGTTTGGATTCTTGCATGGAGCAGCCCTCCAGTTTACGATTGCTTTCTCCATCATCATAACAGACAAAAGCCGTAAAATGAATGGGGCAGTACTGGACAGCTTATTCCCACATGAGCACACCCTCACGCACCAGATTTTCGGCTTGGAGCAGATCGGGCTGCATTTCCCTGTCATCAGTCAGGCGAGGGATGACTTTGCGAATTTGCTCATAGGCGCGGCTGGTACCTTCACCCAGCGCACCCGTACCAAATTCAATCGCCTGCGCTGCCGCCAAGTACTCGATAGCGAGAACCTTCGTGGTATTGGAAACGACAGTCCGCAATTTTCGGGCAGCCGTCGTTCCCATGCTCACATGATCCTCCTGATTGGCGGAAGAAGGGATTGAGTCGACTGATGCGGGATGACACAGCACTTTATTTTCAGAGACGATCGAAGCAGCCACGTACTGGGTAATCATAAACCCGGAATGCAGCCCGCCATTTTCTGTCAGGAATCCGGGAAGACCGCTTAGCTGGGGATTGACGAGTCGCTCCGTACGACGCTCCGAGATGTTGGCCAGCTCTGCAATGGCGATAGCCAGAAAATCGGCTGCAAAGGCCATCGGCTGACCGTGGAAATTACCGCCGGAGATAATATCGCCTGTCTCGGTAAACAAGATCGGATTGTCAGTGACACTGTTGCATTCGCGGGTAACCGTTGTCCAGACGTATTCCAAGGTATCGCGAGTTGCGCCGTGCACCTGCGGGATGCAACGCAGGCTGTACGGATCCTGCACGCGCAATTCGCCTTGATCGGTCGTACGCTCACTGCCATGAAGATGGATGAGCAGCTTGCGTGCCGATTCCTGCTGGCCAGGATGAGGGCGAACGAGATGCAGCTGCGGGTCAAACGCTTTCGGTATTCCGCGGAGTGCCTCCACGGTCATGGCGGAAATCACCTCTGCACTCTCCATGAGAACGCGGGAGTCGTAGAGAGCCAAGCAGAGCTGTGCGGACATGGCTTGTGTCCCGTTGATGAGGGCAAGCCCTTCTTTTGCCTGCAATCGAATCGGAGCGAGGCCCACTTGCTCAAGAGCAGCTTTACCAGATAAGCGCTGACCGTTCACCTCCGCTTCCCCCCTGCCCAGCATGACCAAAACCATGTGAGCGAGAGGGGCGAGATCTCCGCTTGCTCCCAATGAACCCTGCTGAGGTATCACGGGATGGACTCCGCGATTGCACAGCTCTACGAGATGAAGCAGTGTTTCGACGCGAATACCCGAGAAGCCTTTGGCTAGCGCGTTAATTCGAAGGGCCATGATCGCGCGGACGACTTCCGCAGGATAAGGATCTCCCATGCCGCAAGCATGGCTCATGATCAGGTTCTCCTGCAGATTGCTCACATCTTCCCCGGAGATCATGACATCCGAAAATTTCCCGAAGCCGGTCGTGATTCCGTACACCACGCGCTGCTCCTTGATGATTTGCTCTACCATATTGCGCGAATTGCGTACATTTTCGATTGCTTCGGGTGTCAATTCAATTTGGACATTGTTTCGTGCGATTGCTACCACATCCTCGATGCGCAGGTGATTCCCATCCATTTTGCGTACATTTGCTGGCTGATTCATTTTTCTTTTCCTCCTTTAGCATAGCAGAGAACGAAAAGAAAGAGGGGTTAGGATACTAGATCCTAACCCCTCTTCCTGGGCGTGTATGTGATTGGGCAAAACGTGAAAGCCTGTTTCCAAGCATACGTCTTTCCTCACTTTCGTCCGCGCGTAGCTGTCTGATTATTTTTATAAGTATTTCAATTGTAACCTATGCATCTGCGCAGTCAAGTGGAATGTTGTCACGGCGACTACACTATTTTTTCAAAAAACGGGCTTAGTCCTTTTTCTCAAAATGGGCGATTGTCGTTTCTTGAGCGGGATAAATGTCATACCATGTACTGTGTGATTTTACTAGAAAGGACGTGTTTCATCCGTGGAGAAACGACGTAAAGTACCACCGAGTATGGCACCGATGCCTCCGGCAATGCCGAGAAGGCCGAAAGAGATGCCGAAGGAGATGCCAATGCCAAAACAGGTGCCAAAACCGCCTTCGATGTCACCATCCCCGAATATGCCGTCGCCGAACCTTCCATCGCCGAACCTTCCATCTCCGAACGTGCCGTCGCCAAATGTACCATCGCCAAATATTCCATCACCAAATATTCCATCGCCGAATCTGCGTCCGTCGCCAAACCTGCCATCCCCTGAAATGCCGAAACGGCCGAAGCCGGAAAAACCAATGCGTCCCATGCCGCAACGGCCGATTCTTCCCGTGCCGAATCAATCGATCCCGAAGGCACCGAACAAAATGCCTGCTAACCCGATCGCACCGAATCGCAGACCTGCCAATCCGATGCCACCCAATATGGGGATCCCGGCTCCGAATCGCAGACCAGCCAATCCGATGCCGCCAAACATGGGAATCCCGACTCCGAATCGCAGACCAGCCAATCCGATGCCGCCAAATATGGGGATTCCAACGCCGAATCTCAGACCTCCTAATGCTTCCCCTAATATGCCGCACCGCAGAATGCCAAACTCTCCACCGAACATGATGCCGAACCGCAGGCACCCAAATTCTTCTCCAAACATGATGCCGAACAGAAGACATCCAAACTCTTCTCCAAACATGATGCCGAATTGGGGCTCGCCAAATGCATCGCCTAATGCACGGGCGCCACGAGAAAATGCGGGTGTGGAAATTGAATTGTACCTGTTCAAATTCCAATTCCACATGGATCGCATGCAGTATTATCACCACAAATGCGAGGAGCACCGTGAAAATCGCCGCAAATACAGCGAATACCACAAACACTACAAGCATCATAAGCGTCGGATGAAATACTACCACGACCGGTGCCAAGCATGGGATCACAAAGGAAGCAGCTCATACGGTTCACATGGGCGCAGGGGATCTTCTTCAGGATGCGACTGCGATTGCGGCTGCTCCCTATAAATGGCAGAAAGACGCCACTGCTACAGCGGCGTCTTTTTTCTTATTTCAGGCCTGTGACGCAAAGGCTTCTGAGTCAATTCCGCGTTTTTTCAGCTCCCGCCGGAGAGTCAGCAGTGCATCGTCCTTATTTTTGCATTCCAAGATGATATCGACGTTGTAAGGGGCCAGGGAAGAAATGAATTTCACGAACTCCTCTGGATGAATGTTGTCAGCGTGAGCGCGAAAATCTTTTTCCGACTTGGGGGAGGACATGTGCATTTTTGGTGTTCTTTCTCCCCAGGTCTGGATGATCCGCGGCAAGTAGTCCACCCAGTTTTCTCCATGATTCAAGCAGTGATGA of Brevibacillus choshinensis contains these proteins:
- the hutH gene encoding histidine ammonia-lyase, whose translation is MNQPANVRKMDGNHLRIEDVVAIARNNVQIELTPEAIENVRNSRNMVEQIIKEQRVVYGITTGFGKFSDVMISGEDVSNLQENLIMSHACGMGDPYPAEVVRAIMALRINALAKGFSGIRVETLLHLVELCNRGVHPVIPQQGSLGASGDLAPLAHMVLVMLGRGEAEVNGQRLSGKAALEQVGLAPIRLQAKEGLALINGTQAMSAQLCLALYDSRVLMESAEVISAMTVEALRGIPKAFDPQLHLVRPHPGQQESARKLLIHLHGSERTTDQGELRVQDPYSLRCIPQVHGATRDTLEYVWTTVTRECNSVTDNPILFTETGDIISGGNFHGQPMAFAADFLAIAIAELANISERRTERLVNPQLSGLPGFLTENGGLHSGFMITQYVAASIVSENKVLCHPASVDSIPSSANQEDHVSMGTTAARKLRTVVSNTTKVLAIEYLAAAQAIEFGTGALGEGTSRAYEQIRKVIPRLTDDREMQPDLLQAENLVREGVLMWE
- a CDS encoding thiol-disulfide oxidoreductase DCC family protein, whose product is MQESKQPVQPAAILLFDGVCHMCHGAVQFILQRDPHGRIHFASLQSEKGKDLLAAYAYPDSLQSVVLIEDGVLYTRSDAILRVGRKLSGAWPTLSFLGMALPQKLRDAMYDWIARNRYRWFGQSQHCMLPTPDIRSRFLE
- a CDS encoding aldo/keto reductase; amino-acid sequence: MKYRRLGKTDLSVSVVGVGTWQFGGEWGMDFSQQDVDQILNKAKELGINLIDTAECYGDHLSESLIGGYLRKDRREDWIVATKFGHHFHDKFARTNEYGAADVLQQLEQSLAALKTDYIDLYQFHSGPDEAFDNDELWTMLDKQVQAGKIRHLGLSIAKNTNLHQTQSASKVHAKTIQVVYNRLDRNPEEAVFASCEQQDLGVLARVPLASGYLSGKYKPGSVFAGNDVRHRHDQEHVANLLKQVEEIKQNEVPEGMDMAQWALAWCLRHPAVTTVIPGSKSPAQVEANAKAADLVSDEHPQAIAR